A portion of the Pedobacter cryoconitis genome contains these proteins:
- a CDS encoding STAS/SEC14 domain-containing protein, giving the protein MLTIIPNLPDHVFGVRASDEVTQDDLKQVLLPGLEALSERYKEIYYLLVLETDVKNFTAGAWIQDLIAGVKHLTQWKKMAIVTDQKSVEKFTDIFSYVSPGEAKGYELSELPQAIDWLSIKES; this is encoded by the coding sequence ATGCTGACTATCATTCCAAATTTACCCGATCATGTATTCGGTGTGCGCGCTAGTGACGAGGTCACTCAAGATGACTTAAAGCAGGTATTATTACCTGGGTTGGAGGCATTAAGTGAACGCTATAAAGAAATTTATTATCTATTGGTGCTGGAGACGGATGTGAAGAACTTTACAGCCGGGGCCTGGATACAGGATCTGATTGCAGGTGTTAAACACCTCACCCAATGGAAAAAAATGGCCATTGTAACCGACCAGAAGTCTGTTGAAAAATTCACAGATATTTTCAGTTATGTAAGCCCTGGAGAAGCTAAAGGCTACGAGCTGTCGGAATTACCGCAGGCAATTGACTGGTTAAGTATCAAAGAATCTTAA
- a CDS encoding SRPBCC domain-containing protein, with translation MEKMEFSITINALPDKVWDVIIGKDTYELWTAPFCPGSTAKTDWKKGSKAIFGDGKGNGMVSEIVESIPGKFLSIHHLGEIKDGVEDPTTYQNEEWGDALENYTLELVNGNQTLWRVNMDMNGEYVDFMEKTWPLALQKVKELAEAE, from the coding sequence ATGGAAAAGATGGAATTTAGTATTACGATTAATGCCCTGCCAGACAAGGTGTGGGATGTGATTATCGGAAAAGATACGTATGAATTATGGACAGCACCTTTTTGTCCTGGTTCAACGGCAAAGACAGATTGGAAAAAGGGAAGTAAAGCAATTTTTGGAGATGGTAAGGGGAATGGTATGGTTTCTGAGATCGTGGAAAGTATTCCTGGAAAATTTTTATCCATTCATCATCTAGGTGAAATAAAGGACGGGGTTGAAGATCCAACAACTTATCAGAACGAAGAATGGGGAGATGCTTTGGAGAATTACACCCTTGAATTGGTGAATGGTAATCAGACACTATGGCGCGTAAATATGGATATGAACGGTGAGTATGTAGACTTTATGGAGAAAACCTGGCCATTAGCGCTGCAAAAGGTAAAGGAACTTGCCGAAGCAGAATAG
- a CDS encoding PAS domain S-box protein: MTNSFDKNISNDHTLAASEARFAALVNATSDVIYSMSADWQVMRELDGRGFLKDTHEPTNDWKANNIHPEDMEKVKASIADSIREKKIFQLEHRVIRADGTPGWTFSRAVPIMDDQGQIMEWFGTASDITERKNTEEALRESRAQSDQQKRVYETIISGTPDLMYVFDLDYRFTYVNSALLSMWGKTWETAIGKRLIENGYEPWHAEMHEKEIDQIKITKQPIRGEVAFPHATLGRRVYDYILTPVLNEQGEVEAVAGTTRDVTERKQWEESLEKSAEELQNINEQIAATNEEMAATNEELAATNEELAASNEELIAMNEEMAFINQELVIAQQKIEESELAFRLAVNAANFGTWFIHSVTLEFVTDARLKELFGYYPEQSLSIEQALAQIPEEYRSYVAAKMDNAIYNNGDYDVTYPVIGLNDNRLRWLRAIGNLKMDPSGTFSAFTGVVMDITEQYLAATEIKRAEENLRIAIDAAGLGTFYINAKDRSFIVSSKLKEFFGFYPDDEVTYEAALNQIHPDYRQEVSDLAESAFTKGTRFDSEHPIIGYHDGKIRWVRGIGEMQYSESGDYFTGILHEITEKKQDEIRKNDFIGMVSHELKTPLTSIKGYMQLLLVKLTKQEDDFIINALEKVNAQVTKMTGMINGFLNISRLESGKIHIDRQNFDLALLLKESEDESLATILSHQVIFDPVKTTILSADRDKIGQVIHNLISNAVKYSPQDSIINVTCSIAHGTVKISVKDQGMGIKTDDIGKIFDRYYRVEGNHMYSISGFGIGLYLCAEIVHRHHGQIWCESEFGKGSTFSFSLPLPQS, translated from the coding sequence ATGACTAATTCCTTCGACAAAAATATATCAAATGATCATACACTTGCTGCAAGTGAGGCCCGTTTTGCAGCGCTGGTCAACGCTACTTCTGATGTAATTTATAGCATGAGCGCAGATTGGCAAGTGATGCGTGAATTGGATGGCCGTGGTTTTTTAAAGGACACTCACGAGCCTACGAATGATTGGAAGGCAAACAATATCCATCCAGAGGATATGGAAAAGGTAAAGGCATCCATAGCTGATTCCATACGTGAAAAGAAAATATTTCAATTGGAACATCGGGTAATCAGAGCTGATGGTACACCTGGCTGGACATTTTCAAGAGCAGTTCCAATAATGGATGATCAGGGTCAAATCATGGAATGGTTCGGTACTGCCAGTGATATTACTGAACGCAAAAATACTGAAGAAGCTTTAAGAGAATCCAGAGCGCAATCCGACCAGCAAAAAAGAGTATATGAAACAATTATATCAGGTACACCAGATCTGATGTATGTTTTTGATCTTGATTACCGCTTTACTTATGTAAATAGCGCACTTCTTTCCATGTGGGGCAAAACCTGGGAAACTGCCATAGGAAAAAGGTTAATAGAAAACGGATACGAGCCCTGGCATGCTGAGATGCATGAAAAGGAGATCGATCAGATTAAAATAACCAAACAACCCATTCGCGGCGAAGTGGCTTTTCCACATGCCACTTTAGGGAGACGGGTTTATGATTACATTTTAACGCCAGTACTCAATGAGCAAGGTGAGGTAGAAGCTGTAGCCGGCACTACACGAGATGTTACTGAACGCAAACAATGGGAGGAGTCACTGGAAAAAAGTGCGGAGGAATTACAAAATATTAACGAGCAGATTGCCGCTACCAATGAAGAAATGGCTGCTACCAACGAAGAACTCGCTGCAACCAATGAAGAACTCGCCGCCTCCAACGAAGAGTTGATTGCAATGAATGAGGAAATGGCCTTTATTAATCAGGAACTGGTTATTGCCCAGCAAAAGATTGAGGAAAGTGAACTGGCCTTTCGTTTAGCCGTCAATGCGGCTAATTTTGGCACCTGGTTTATTCATTCAGTTACACTGGAATTCGTTACTGATGCCCGCTTAAAAGAACTATTTGGCTATTATCCTGAGCAATCGCTTTCTATTGAGCAGGCACTAGCCCAGATTCCTGAAGAATACCGTAGTTACGTAGCGGCAAAAATGGATAACGCTATTTATAACAATGGCGATTACGATGTTACCTATCCTGTAATCGGGCTTAATGACAACCGGTTACGCTGGCTAAGGGCAATTGGTAATTTAAAAATGGATCCATCCGGTACTTTTTCTGCTTTTACCGGTGTGGTGATGGATATTACAGAACAATACCTGGCAGCCACAGAAATTAAACGTGCAGAAGAAAATCTGCGCATAGCGATTGATGCTGCCGGATTAGGTACTTTTTATATCAATGCTAAAGATCGTAGTTTTATAGTGTCATCAAAGCTAAAGGAGTTCTTTGGATTCTATCCGGATGATGAAGTTACTTATGAGGCAGCCCTCAACCAGATCCATCCAGATTATCGGCAAGAAGTTTCAGATTTGGCTGAATCCGCTTTTACCAAAGGTACGCGGTTTGACTCAGAGCACCCGATCATTGGTTACCACGATGGCAAAATTCGCTGGGTACGTGGAATTGGTGAGATGCAATATAGCGAGAGTGGGGATTACTTTACCGGTATCCTTCATGAGATTACGGAGAAAAAACAGGATGAAATCCGCAAAAATGATTTCATAGGAATGGTCAGTCATGAATTGAAAACGCCGCTTACTTCAATCAAAGGCTATATGCAGCTATTACTTGTCAAGCTGACAAAACAGGAAGATGATTTCATTATAAATGCATTGGAAAAAGTAAATGCCCAGGTCACAAAGATGACTGGTATGATCAATGGATTTCTGAATATTTCCAGGTTAGAATCTGGTAAAATACATATAGACCGCCAAAACTTTGATCTTGCTTTACTCCTCAAAGAATCAGAAGACGAGTCTTTGGCAACTATATTAAGCCATCAAGTCATATTTGACCCAGTTAAAACGACCATTTTGAGTGCTGACCGGGATAAGATCGGACAGGTAATCCATAACCTGATTAGTAATGCAGTAAAATACTCTCCTCAGGACAGTATAATTAACGTAACCTGTTCCATAGCACATGGTACTGTAAAAATCAGTGTAAAAGACCAGGGAATGGGTATTAAAACTGATGACATTGGTAAAATATTTGACCGGTATTATCGTGTGGAAGGTAACCATATGTACTCGATTTCTGGTTTTGGAATTGGCTTATATCTTTGTGCTGAAATCGTTCACCGGCACCATGGCCAGATATGGTGTGAAAGTGAATTCGGCAAAGGCTCAACATTCAGCTTTAGCCTGCCACTTCCACAATCTTAA
- a CDS encoding YtxH domain-containing protein, with protein MNYRKLIKGVIYGQKDNNLTAFALLAGLAAGAAIAVLLAPRSGRESRLLLAKTFNPSKEQGHHQELKDQLLDDLRETNREHADQLQGPENKRKDTTKIRVPSAGTTAWKKQAVKE; from the coding sequence ATGAACTATAGAAAACTCATTAAAGGTGTAATATACGGCCAAAAAGATAATAATCTGACTGCCTTTGCACTTCTTGCCGGACTCGCAGCAGGTGCTGCTATAGCTGTATTATTAGCACCCAGATCCGGACGCGAATCCAGATTATTATTGGCAAAAACATTTAACCCTTCAAAAGAGCAGGGACATCATCAAGAGTTGAAGGATCAGCTGCTGGATGATTTGCGAGAAACCAACCGCGAGCATGCTGATCAGTTACAAGGGCCAGAAAATAAACGAAAAGATACGACAAAAATCAGGGTTCCTTCGGCAGGGACTACTGCCTGGAAAAAACAGGCTGTTAAAGAGTAA